A genomic stretch from Hemicordylus capensis ecotype Gifberg chromosome 1, rHemCap1.1.pri, whole genome shotgun sequence includes:
- the GCKR gene encoding glucokinase regulatory protein isoform X2, with amino-acid sequence MELPWLPIGFRAKYKVLVILSNKTLGVRSWTGTKRVFVPPCPVLRLREAQAQNRARETRPPAPGGHLGRPQAATLKKPEKRRQGKLAEAAAEPPPRPEETATKLGRQGTEWRPTEAGGTELTVKGPGRPRRMAAAPPETARPRLYSDLVLKTMVDVIGKVQEVLKDPDNTLIVLSGGGASGRLAFLMAVSFNKLLKGLGHLPQYTYIIAGGDRSLVASQEGPEDSALLGMEDLNKVCVGKKRVIFFGISCGLSAPYVAGQLDFCMNNLDIFVPVLVGFNPVTMARNEKIEGFHCTFRQVAERMEKLQESHRAFVLNPAVGPEGIAGSSRMKGGSATKVLLETLLLAAHKTVSKDREISEKCLLEILRTYERAHKVTYSQSKKIAALVKQAGTSLQKKAYVYMVGWHTLGIIAIMDGAECIPTFGADINDIRGFLIGDHSEMFNREADLIAQGPKFAFSEEDFVKTILPSLTELDTVLFLFTVDDDLAEVEKLALQVKERTANVQALSHATVGQYLPASLKKLFPSIISIMWPILFLEYEGNFIQRFQRELSTKWILNTVSTGAHVLKGKILRNYMVDLRRFTGHPQARCLEALLQVIYHPEPLSEEIRGAEVSKHIAVATDKSKVVPTALLCLLRSCPVPEASARLEAAPSLRAALDAALHAPGRKRAAADKPTAEPGDEPST; translated from the exons atggagttaccctggctgccaataggtttccgggcaaaatacaaagtgctagttatcctctctaataaaacgcttggtgtccgttcgtggacgggcaccaagcgtgtgttcgtgcctccctgccctgttctgcgcctgcgagaagcgcaggcccagaacagggcaagggagacacgaccgccagcacccggcggacatcttggacggccacaagcagccaccctgaagaagccggagaagcgccggcaggggaaactggccgaggcggcggcagagccgccgcctcgcccagaagAGACAGCAACCAAGCTGGGGAGACAGGGGACGGAATGGAGGCCAACGGAGGCCGGCGGGACAGAGCTGACTGTGAAGGGCCCGGGCCGGCCGCGGAGGATGGCAGCGGCGCCTCCAGAGACCGCCCGGCcg AGGCTGTATAGTGACTTGGTGCTGAAGACCATGGTGGACGTCATTGGGAAAGTGCAGGAGGTGCTGAAG gatCCAGACAACACCCTGATCGTGCTGAGTGGGGGGGGAGCCTCTGGCCGCCTCGCCTTCCTCATGGCC GTGTCCTTTAACAAGCTGCTCAAGGGGCTGGGGCATCTGCCACAATACACCTACATCATTGCAGGGGGAGAC AGGTCTCTTGTGGCGTCCCAGGAGGGGCCGGAAGACAGTGCACTTCTAGGCATGGAGGACCTAAACAAG gtCTGCGTAGGGAAGAAGAGGGTCATTTTCTTTGGGATCTCCTGTGGCTTGTCT GCCCCCTACGTGGCTGGACAGTTGGACTTCTGCATGAACAACCTGGACATCTTTGTTCCGGTCCTGGTGGGATTTAACCCCGTCACGATGGCCAG GAACGAGAAGATCGAGGGCTTCCATTGCACCTTCCGGCAGGTGGCTGAGCGGATGGAGAAGCTGCAGGAGTCCCACCGGGCCTTTGTCCTGAATCCTGCAGTGGGG cccgaAGGCATCGCCGGCTCCTCGCGGATGAAGGGGGGCAGCGCCACAAAGGTCCTCCTGGaaacgctgctcctggcagctcaCAAGACGGTTTCCAAGGACAGGGAGATCTCAGAGaa GTGTCTCCTGGAGATTCTGCGCACTTACGAACGCGCCCACAAAGTCACCTACAGCCAGAGCAAGAAGATCGCTGCCCTAGTGAAGCAGGCAGGCACCAG CCTACAGAAGAAGGCCTACGTGTACATGGTGGGCTGGCACACACTGGGCATCATCGCCATCATGGATGGGGCTGAGTGCATCCCTACCTTTGGAGCAG ACATCAACGACATCCGAGGCTTCCTCATTGGGGACCACAGTGAGATGTTTAACAGAGAGGCTGATCTGATAGCCCAG GGCCCAAAGTTTGCATTCTCAGAAGAGGATTTTGTGAAAACAATCCTCCCCTCGCTGACGGAGCTGGATACTGTCCTCTTCCTCTTCACCGTGGATG ATGACCTGGCTGAAGTGGAGAAGCTGGCGCTGCAGGTGAAGGAGAGGACCGCCAACGTCCAGGCCCTTTCTCATGCCACTGTGGGGCAATACCTGCCG gCCTCTCTCAAGAAGCTCTTCCCCTCCATCATCAGCATCATGTGGCCCATCTTGTTTCTGGAGTATGAAGGCAACTTCATCCAG AGGTTCCAGAGGGAGCTGAGCACCAAGTGGATCCTGAACACAGTCAGCACCGGGGCCCACGTGCTCAAAGGCAAGATCCTGCGCAATTACATGGTGGATTTGAGA aggTTCACGGGGCATCCGCAGGCCAGGTGCCTGGAGGCGCTGCTGCAGGTCATCTACCACCCGGAGCCGCTCTCCGAGGAGATCCGCGGGGCTGAGGTCTCCAAGCACATCGCTGTGGCCACCGACAAGAGCAAG GTGGTGCCCACAGCGTTGCTCTGCCTGCTGCGCAGCTGCCCGGTGCCAGAGGCCAGCGCCCGCCTGGAGGCCGCGCCTTCTCTCCGCGCCGCCCTGGACGCTGCCCTGCACGCCCCGGGGCGGAAGCGAGCGGCGGCGGACAAGCCCACCGCAGAGCCCGGCGACGAGCCGAGCACGTAG
- the LOC128325686 gene encoding coiled-coil domain-containing protein 166-like, protein MPPQKGKRAQPAKAAKEEEEEEEAAVRLQPQEYERICQELESLRRRRAQLRAQHEALLQEAQQLRAGSLAFTGYLAKRAQQCQGAAVSLDAERGRLQAETRRQHREALACCRAQEAALREQLLQQEAELGRLGTQLEGLRGLRELRREQVARIAQLEGELAAAREEQARRLQEARLTLLRAQGAAEAAAQQQARRLAQQAQEVATRGLQEQSRAMRQQTLELRQELRQLVCRAQELRAHKEQLQRQAWRLQQEQDHLRDLALLRRHGAGAGGRPPWGRPSWAAASLAGSPRLTPTAGARSGPEPVRNAAGGGKRGPPPMLWRSSM, encoded by the coding sequence ATGCCCCCCCAGAAAGGAAAGCGGGCGCAGCCAGCCAAGGCcgccaaagaggaggaggaggaggaggaagccgccGTGCGCCTGCAGCCGCAAGAGTACGAGCGCATCTGCCAGGAGCTGGAGAGTCTTCGCAGGCGCCGGGCGCAGCTGCGCGCCCAGCACGAGGCCCTGCTGCAGGAGGCCCAGCAGCTGCGCGCGGGGAGTCTGGCCTTCACCGGCTACCTGGCCAAGCGGGCCCAGCAGTGCCAGGGGGCGGCCGTCTCCCTGGACGCGGAGAGGGGCCGGCTGCAGGCAGAGACCCGGCGGCAGCACCGGGAGGCCCTCGCCTGCTGCCGGGCCCAGGAGGCAGCCCTGcgggagcagctgctgcagcaggaagccgAGCTGGGCCGCCTGGGCACGCAGCTGGAGGGGCTGCGGGGGCTGCGGGAGCTGCGGCGGGAGCAGGTGGCCCGCATCGCCCAGCTGGAAGGGGAGCTGGCGGCTGCCAGGGAAGAGCAGGCGCGGCGCCTGCAGGAGGCCCGGCTCACCTTGCTGCGGGCCCAGGGCGCTGCAGAAGCGGCGGCCCAGCAGCAGGCCAGGCGGCTGGCCCAGCAGGCCCAGGAGGTGGCCACGCGGGGCCTGCAGGAGCAGAGCCGGGCCATGCGCCAGCAGACCCTGGAGCTGCGGCAAGAGCTGCGGCAGCTGGTCTGCCGGGCTCAGGAGCTGCGGGCACACAAGGAGCAGctgcagcggcaggcctggcgcCTGCAGCAAGAGCAAGACCATCTGCGGGACCTGGCCCTCTTGCGCCGCCACGGGGCGGGGGCAGGAGGACGGCCACCCTGGGGGCGGCCAAGCTGGGCAGCAGCCAGTCTTGCTGGGAGCCCCCGCCTGACCCCCACTGCTGGGGCAAGGTCTGGCCCAGAACCAGTCAGAAATGCAGCCGGCGGGGGCAAGAGAGGGCCCCCCCCGATGCTGTGGAGGAGCAGCATGTGA
- the GCKR gene encoding glucokinase regulatory protein isoform X4, protein MVDVIGKVQEVLKDPDNTLIVLSGGGASGRLAFLMAVSFNKLLKGLGHLPQYTYIIAGGDRSLVASQEGPEDSALLGMEDLNKVCVGKKRVIFFGISCGLSAPYVAGQLDFCMNNLDIFVPVLVGFNPVTMARNEKIEGFHCTFRQVAERMEKLQESHRAFVLNPAVGPEGIAGSSRMKGGSATKVLLETLLLAAHKTVSKDREISEKCLLEILRTYERAHKVTYSQSKKIAALVKQAGTSLQKKAYVYMVGWHTLGIIAIMDGAECIPTFGADINDIRGFLIGDHSEMFNREADLIAQGPKFAFSEEDFVKTILPSLTELDTVLFLFTVDDDLAEVEKLALQVKERTANVQALSHATVGQYLPASLKKLFPSIISIMWPILFLEYEGNFIQRFQRELSTKWILNTVSTGAHVLKGKILRNYMVDLRVSNSKLFWRAVTILQRFTGHPQARCLEALLQVIYHPEPLSEEIRGAEVSKHIAVATDKSKVVPTALLCLLRSCPVPEASARLEAAPSLRAALDAALHAPGRKRAAADKPTAEPGDEPST, encoded by the exons ATGGTGGACGTCATTGGGAAAGTGCAGGAGGTGCTGAAG gatCCAGACAACACCCTGATCGTGCTGAGTGGGGGGGGAGCCTCTGGCCGCCTCGCCTTCCTCATGGCC GTGTCCTTTAACAAGCTGCTCAAGGGGCTGGGGCATCTGCCACAATACACCTACATCATTGCAGGGGGAGAC AGGTCTCTTGTGGCGTCCCAGGAGGGGCCGGAAGACAGTGCACTTCTAGGCATGGAGGACCTAAACAAG gtCTGCGTAGGGAAGAAGAGGGTCATTTTCTTTGGGATCTCCTGTGGCTTGTCT GCCCCCTACGTGGCTGGACAGTTGGACTTCTGCATGAACAACCTGGACATCTTTGTTCCGGTCCTGGTGGGATTTAACCCCGTCACGATGGCCAG GAACGAGAAGATCGAGGGCTTCCATTGCACCTTCCGGCAGGTGGCTGAGCGGATGGAGAAGCTGCAGGAGTCCCACCGGGCCTTTGTCCTGAATCCTGCAGTGGGG cccgaAGGCATCGCCGGCTCCTCGCGGATGAAGGGGGGCAGCGCCACAAAGGTCCTCCTGGaaacgctgctcctggcagctcaCAAGACGGTTTCCAAGGACAGGGAGATCTCAGAGaa GTGTCTCCTGGAGATTCTGCGCACTTACGAACGCGCCCACAAAGTCACCTACAGCCAGAGCAAGAAGATCGCTGCCCTAGTGAAGCAGGCAGGCACCAG CCTACAGAAGAAGGCCTACGTGTACATGGTGGGCTGGCACACACTGGGCATCATCGCCATCATGGATGGGGCTGAGTGCATCCCTACCTTTGGAGCAG ACATCAACGACATCCGAGGCTTCCTCATTGGGGACCACAGTGAGATGTTTAACAGAGAGGCTGATCTGATAGCCCAG GGCCCAAAGTTTGCATTCTCAGAAGAGGATTTTGTGAAAACAATCCTCCCCTCGCTGACGGAGCTGGATACTGTCCTCTTCCTCTTCACCGTGGATG ATGACCTGGCTGAAGTGGAGAAGCTGGCGCTGCAGGTGAAGGAGAGGACCGCCAACGTCCAGGCCCTTTCTCATGCCACTGTGGGGCAATACCTGCCG gCCTCTCTCAAGAAGCTCTTCCCCTCCATCATCAGCATCATGTGGCCCATCTTGTTTCTGGAGTATGAAGGCAACTTCATCCAG AGGTTCCAGAGGGAGCTGAGCACCAAGTGGATCCTGAACACAGTCAGCACCGGGGCCCACGTGCTCAAAGGCAAGATCCTGCGCAATTACATGGTGGATTTGAGAGTGAGCAACTCCAAACTCTTCTGGAGGGCGGTCACAATCCTGCAG aggTTCACGGGGCATCCGCAGGCCAGGTGCCTGGAGGCGCTGCTGCAGGTCATCTACCACCCGGAGCCGCTCTCCGAGGAGATCCGCGGGGCTGAGGTCTCCAAGCACATCGCTGTGGCCACCGACAAGAGCAAG GTGGTGCCCACAGCGTTGCTCTGCCTGCTGCGCAGCTGCCCGGTGCCAGAGGCCAGCGCCCGCCTGGAGGCCGCGCCTTCTCTCCGCGCCGCCCTGGACGCTGCCCTGCACGCCCCGGGGCGGAAGCGAGCGGCGGCGGACAAGCCCACCGCAGAGCCCGGCGACGAGCCGAGCACGTAG
- the GCKR gene encoding glucokinase regulatory protein isoform X1 has translation MELPWLPIGFRAKYKVLVILSNKTLGVRSWTGTKRVFVPPCPVLRLREAQAQNRARETRPPAPGGHLGRPQAATLKKPEKRRQGKLAEAAAEPPPRPEETATKLGRQGTEWRPTEAGGTELTVKGPGRPRRMAAAPPETARPRLYSDLVLKTMVDVIGKVQEVLKDPDNTLIVLSGGGASGRLAFLMAVSFNKLLKGLGHLPQYTYIIAGGDRSLVASQEGPEDSALLGMEDLNKVCVGKKRVIFFGISCGLSAPYVAGQLDFCMNNLDIFVPVLVGFNPVTMARNEKIEGFHCTFRQVAERMEKLQESHRAFVLNPAVGPEGIAGSSRMKGGSATKVLLETLLLAAHKTVSKDREISEKCLLEILRTYERAHKVTYSQSKKIAALVKQAGTSLQKKAYVYMVGWHTLGIIAIMDGAECIPTFGADINDIRGFLIGDHSEMFNREADLIAQGPKFAFSEEDFVKTILPSLTELDTVLFLFTVDDDLAEVEKLALQVKERTANVQALSHATVGQYLPASLKKLFPSIISIMWPILFLEYEGNFIQRFQRELSTKWILNTVSTGAHVLKGKILRNYMVDLRVSNSKLFWRAVTILQRFTGHPQARCLEALLQVIYHPEPLSEEIRGAEVSKHIAVATDKSKVVPTALLCLLRSCPVPEASARLEAAPSLRAALDAALHAPGRKRAAADKPTAEPGDEPST, from the exons atggagttaccctggctgccaataggtttccgggcaaaatacaaagtgctagttatcctctctaataaaacgcttggtgtccgttcgtggacgggcaccaagcgtgtgttcgtgcctccctgccctgttctgcgcctgcgagaagcgcaggcccagaacagggcaagggagacacgaccgccagcacccggcggacatcttggacggccacaagcagccaccctgaagaagccggagaagcgccggcaggggaaactggccgaggcggcggcagagccgccgcctcgcccagaagAGACAGCAACCAAGCTGGGGAGACAGGGGACGGAATGGAGGCCAACGGAGGCCGGCGGGACAGAGCTGACTGTGAAGGGCCCGGGCCGGCCGCGGAGGATGGCAGCGGCGCCTCCAGAGACCGCCCGGCcg AGGCTGTATAGTGACTTGGTGCTGAAGACCATGGTGGACGTCATTGGGAAAGTGCAGGAGGTGCTGAAG gatCCAGACAACACCCTGATCGTGCTGAGTGGGGGGGGAGCCTCTGGCCGCCTCGCCTTCCTCATGGCC GTGTCCTTTAACAAGCTGCTCAAGGGGCTGGGGCATCTGCCACAATACACCTACATCATTGCAGGGGGAGAC AGGTCTCTTGTGGCGTCCCAGGAGGGGCCGGAAGACAGTGCACTTCTAGGCATGGAGGACCTAAACAAG gtCTGCGTAGGGAAGAAGAGGGTCATTTTCTTTGGGATCTCCTGTGGCTTGTCT GCCCCCTACGTGGCTGGACAGTTGGACTTCTGCATGAACAACCTGGACATCTTTGTTCCGGTCCTGGTGGGATTTAACCCCGTCACGATGGCCAG GAACGAGAAGATCGAGGGCTTCCATTGCACCTTCCGGCAGGTGGCTGAGCGGATGGAGAAGCTGCAGGAGTCCCACCGGGCCTTTGTCCTGAATCCTGCAGTGGGG cccgaAGGCATCGCCGGCTCCTCGCGGATGAAGGGGGGCAGCGCCACAAAGGTCCTCCTGGaaacgctgctcctggcagctcaCAAGACGGTTTCCAAGGACAGGGAGATCTCAGAGaa GTGTCTCCTGGAGATTCTGCGCACTTACGAACGCGCCCACAAAGTCACCTACAGCCAGAGCAAGAAGATCGCTGCCCTAGTGAAGCAGGCAGGCACCAG CCTACAGAAGAAGGCCTACGTGTACATGGTGGGCTGGCACACACTGGGCATCATCGCCATCATGGATGGGGCTGAGTGCATCCCTACCTTTGGAGCAG ACATCAACGACATCCGAGGCTTCCTCATTGGGGACCACAGTGAGATGTTTAACAGAGAGGCTGATCTGATAGCCCAG GGCCCAAAGTTTGCATTCTCAGAAGAGGATTTTGTGAAAACAATCCTCCCCTCGCTGACGGAGCTGGATACTGTCCTCTTCCTCTTCACCGTGGATG ATGACCTGGCTGAAGTGGAGAAGCTGGCGCTGCAGGTGAAGGAGAGGACCGCCAACGTCCAGGCCCTTTCTCATGCCACTGTGGGGCAATACCTGCCG gCCTCTCTCAAGAAGCTCTTCCCCTCCATCATCAGCATCATGTGGCCCATCTTGTTTCTGGAGTATGAAGGCAACTTCATCCAG AGGTTCCAGAGGGAGCTGAGCACCAAGTGGATCCTGAACACAGTCAGCACCGGGGCCCACGTGCTCAAAGGCAAGATCCTGCGCAATTACATGGTGGATTTGAGAGTGAGCAACTCCAAACTCTTCTGGAGGGCGGTCACAATCCTGCAG aggTTCACGGGGCATCCGCAGGCCAGGTGCCTGGAGGCGCTGCTGCAGGTCATCTACCACCCGGAGCCGCTCTCCGAGGAGATCCGCGGGGCTGAGGTCTCCAAGCACATCGCTGTGGCCACCGACAAGAGCAAG GTGGTGCCCACAGCGTTGCTCTGCCTGCTGCGCAGCTGCCCGGTGCCAGAGGCCAGCGCCCGCCTGGAGGCCGCGCCTTCTCTCCGCGCCGCCCTGGACGCTGCCCTGCACGCCCCGGGGCGGAAGCGAGCGGCGGCGGACAAGCCCACCGCAGAGCCCGGCGACGAGCCGAGCACGTAG